One Blastocatellia bacterium DNA window includes the following coding sequences:
- a CDS encoding STAS domain-containing protein — translation MAVTFNTREVSGVTIIDISGRITLGAGNVELREHVSKAIDAGSRSILLNLAELNYMDSSAVGTLVGCYTSAQNRGAKLKLLNLTKKITELLAITKLLTVFDTFDDEQKGVDSF, via the coding sequence ATGGCTGTTACCTTTAACACTCGTGAAGTATCAGGAGTAACTATTATTGACATTTCTGGACGTATTACTTTAGGAGCAGGCAACGTAGAACTGCGTGAGCATGTTAGTAAAGCTATTGACGCAGGTAGCAGAAGCATTTTACTTAATTTAGCAGAATTAAATTATATGGACAGTTCTGCTGTAGGAACTTTAGTAGGCTGTTATACTTCGGCTCAAAATCGTGGAGCAAAGCTTAAATTATTAAATTTAACTAAGAAAATAACAGAGCTATTAGCTATTACAAAATTATTAACTGTATTTGATACTTTTGATGATGAGCAAAAAGGCGTTGATAGTTTTTAA